The following are encoded together in the Nocardioides okcheonensis genome:
- a CDS encoding helix-turn-helix transcriptional regulator, giving the protein MERQTPTAIRHIKVAILDESELVVNGMRAMLEPHSAVITVVPHRMDAPAPICDLTLYEPSAHRPTPGGRGIPQRFPARMVAFGWDCSPESVSTEMARGAAGFVSKALPARRLVRDLLQISDGRVLVDTGAAQPRTGRRTPDEWPLTPRETEVLGMIAAGRSNQEIVEATSLSINSVKSYIRGAYSKIGVTSRSQAVLWAVQHGLLLAGQSASAAAAAPVAAAPTTVVGRPPTRQPRPPVSAEAIAAAQAANLRRGTVARPVTTTRVDRAAV; this is encoded by the coding sequence ATGGAACGACAGACCCCGACCGCGATCCGCCACATCAAGGTGGCCATCCTCGACGAGAGCGAGCTCGTCGTGAACGGCATGCGCGCCATGCTCGAGCCGCACTCCGCGGTCATCACGGTGGTGCCCCACCGGATGGACGCTCCCGCACCCATCTGCGACCTGACCCTCTACGAGCCCTCCGCCCACCGGCCCACGCCGGGCGGTCGCGGCATCCCGCAGCGCTTCCCGGCCCGCATGGTCGCCTTCGGCTGGGACTGCTCCCCGGAGTCGGTCTCGACCGAGATGGCCCGCGGCGCGGCCGGCTTCGTCAGCAAGGCGCTCCCGGCGCGACGCCTGGTGCGTGACCTGCTGCAGATCTCCGACGGACGGGTGCTCGTCGACACCGGCGCCGCCCAGCCGCGCACCGGCCGTCGGACCCCCGACGAGTGGCCGCTGACCCCGCGCGAGACCGAGGTGCTCGGCATGATCGCGGCCGGGCGCTCGAACCAGGAGATCGTCGAGGCGACCAGCCTCAGCATCAACTCCGTCAAGTCCTACATCCGTGGCGCCTACTCCAAGATCGGCGTCACCTCGCGGTCGCAGGCCGTCCTGTGGGCCGTCCAGCACGGCCTGCTGCTCGCCGGCCAGTCCGCCAGCGCCGCAGCTGCGGCCCCGGTCGCGGCCGCTCCGACGACCGTCGTCGGCCGCCCGCCCACGCGTCAGCCGCGCCCCCCGGTCTCGGCCGAGGCGATCGCAGCCGCCCAGGCCGCGAACCTGCGCCGAGGCACCGTCGCGCGCCCGGTCACGACCACCCGGGTGGACCGCGCGGCCGTCTGA
- a CDS encoding iron-containing redox enzyme family protein: protein MRLPKPRGDMSEWVVARLAGAGTATAPGAAESDADEALALWTLHELSYGGFEDADDAAEWDPSLLVVRHGLELALEQRLRARWLAAPSHAAHPVPDVPGALERIVDADDGPSLADRVRRDATREQVLELLRQRSVYHLKESDPSAWVVPRLPVRAKAALVELLFDEYGDGDPDRLHAHLFARGLQAVGLRPERGAYVDDALAETLEMNNAASLLGLHRRLRGAAMGHLAAFEMTSSLPSRKLVQGLERLGLDGPMSAYYDEHVEADAIHEQLAARRICATLAEDEPDQAADILFGAFTCLDTEARFAAALLREWGER, encoded by the coding sequence GTGAGGCTGCCGAAGCCGCGCGGCGACATGAGCGAGTGGGTCGTCGCGCGCCTCGCAGGGGCGGGGACGGCGACCGCTCCCGGCGCCGCCGAGTCCGACGCCGACGAGGCGCTCGCGCTGTGGACCCTCCACGAGCTGTCCTACGGCGGGTTCGAGGACGCCGACGACGCCGCCGAGTGGGACCCGTCGCTGCTCGTCGTCCGGCACGGGCTCGAGCTCGCGCTGGAGCAGCGGCTGCGTGCACGCTGGCTGGCCGCGCCGTCCCACGCCGCACACCCCGTCCCCGACGTCCCCGGTGCGCTCGAGCGGATCGTCGACGCGGACGACGGTCCGTCGCTGGCCGACCGGGTGCGGCGCGACGCCACGCGCGAGCAGGTCCTCGAGCTGCTGCGACAGCGCTCGGTCTACCACCTCAAGGAGTCGGACCCCTCGGCCTGGGTGGTGCCGCGGCTGCCGGTCCGCGCGAAGGCGGCGCTCGTGGAGCTCTTGTTCGACGAGTACGGCGACGGCGACCCCGACCGGCTGCACGCCCACCTCTTCGCCCGCGGGCTGCAGGCGGTCGGCCTGCGACCCGAGCGGGGCGCGTACGTCGACGACGCGCTCGCCGAGACCCTCGAGATGAACAACGCCGCGTCGTTGCTCGGGCTGCACCGTCGTCTGCGCGGCGCGGCGATGGGTCACCTGGCGGCGTTCGAGATGACCAGCTCGCTCCCGTCGCGCAAGCTGGTGCAGGGGCTGGAGCGGCTCGGCCTGGACGGCCCGATGTCGGCCTACTACGACGAGCACGTCGAGGCCGACGCGATCCACGAGCAGCTCGCGGCCCGGAGGATCTGCGCGACCCTCGCGGAGGACGAGCCGGACCAGGCGGCGGACATCCTGTTCGGGGCGTTCACCTGCCTGGACACCGAGGCCAGGTTCGCCGCGGCGCTGCTGCGGGAGTGGGGCGAGCGGTGA
- a CDS encoding CDGSH iron-sulfur domain-containing protein, with translation MSAPDVELCPHGPMLLRGARTVVAEDGTVHPVERPVVAVCRCGKSSRHPWCDGTHKVIPRPGRS, from the coding sequence GTGAGCGCCCCCGACGTCGAGCTGTGCCCGCACGGTCCGATGCTGCTGCGCGGCGCGCGCACGGTGGTCGCCGAGGACGGGACGGTCCACCCCGTCGAGCGGCCGGTCGTGGCGGTGTGCCGCTGCGGGAAGTCCAGCCGGCACCCGTGGTGCGACGGCACCCACAAGGTCATCCCGCGTCCCGGTCGATCCTGA
- a CDS encoding methyltransferase domain-containing protein: protein MTEHVAFGPLTIAFDERVLRPREWTAAQSAWAAELQAGAPPGPVLELCAGAGHIGLLAVLDTGRELVCVDADPVACDFARANAVAAGVAHRVEVREGRLEHAVAPQERFAVVVADPPWVPRDEVGRYPEDPLDAIDGGSDGLDVARACLAVIARHLAPGGSAVLQVGTCTQADVLRSALCCNGDGLVVTDLRQFPRGVLVRIDRDAG from the coding sequence GTGACCGAGCACGTCGCCTTCGGGCCGTTGACCATCGCCTTCGACGAGCGGGTGCTGCGACCACGCGAGTGGACGGCGGCCCAGTCGGCCTGGGCCGCGGAGCTGCAGGCCGGTGCCCCGCCCGGCCCCGTCCTCGAGCTGTGCGCCGGCGCCGGTCACATCGGCCTGCTGGCCGTGCTGGACACCGGGCGCGAGCTGGTCTGCGTCGACGCGGACCCGGTGGCCTGCGACTTCGCGCGGGCCAACGCCGTCGCGGCGGGCGTCGCGCACCGGGTGGAGGTGCGCGAGGGCCGCCTCGAGCACGCCGTCGCCCCGCAGGAACGGTTCGCGGTGGTCGTGGCCGACCCGCCGTGGGTGCCGAGGGACGAGGTGGGGCGCTATCCCGAGGACCCGCTCGACGCCATCGACGGCGGCTCCGACGGGCTGGACGTGGCGCGCGCCTGCCTGGCGGTGATCGCCCGCCACCTCGCACCCGGCGGCTCGGCCGTGCTGCAGGTCGGCACCTGCACCCAGGCGGACGTGCTCCGGTCGGCCCTGTGCTGCAACGGCGACGGACTCGTGGTGACCGACCTGCGCCAGTTCCCGCGCGGCGTGCTGGTCAGGATCGACCGGGACGCGGGATGA
- a CDS encoding phytoene desaturase family protein has product MSGRTYDAVVVGAGPNGLVAANVLADAGRSVLVLEAQPTPGGAVRSDREVHPDFVHDTFSAFYPLAVASRAIADLRLEDHGLVWEHAPAVLGHPFGDGRWAVLHRDREDTAAGLDALRSGDGDAWLELCATWDRIGSPLVDALTSPFPPVRAGARLLPSLVRSGGLETVRHLATPVASLGRELFAGPAGGLLLSGNAGHADFPLSSPGSGVFGVLMTMLGQTVGFPVPRGGAQALTDALVARLASRGGELVTDAEVTGIDVRGGRVTGVRTADGGHATRTVLADVSAVHLFGRLLAPADVPPGVARGMRAFELDPGTVKVDWALSAPVPWRNAPDRVPGTVHVADSVDEMTQTLAQVSSGTVPDRPFLLTGQMTTSDPSRSPAGTESFWAYTHVPQPGATRGDAGGEVSGAWDHDDCERFADRVQARLEAVAPGFGDRVLARRVLGPHQLEARNANLVGGAVNGGTSQLHQELVFRPVPAMRGRAATGVAGLYLASASAHPGGGVHGAAGANAARAALWHDRLGRVRPSPRGPRP; this is encoded by the coding sequence ATGAGCGGGCGGACGTACGACGCCGTGGTCGTGGGGGCCGGGCCCAACGGGCTGGTCGCCGCCAACGTGCTGGCGGACGCCGGTCGGTCGGTGCTGGTGCTGGAGGCGCAGCCGACGCCCGGAGGCGCCGTCCGCAGCGACCGCGAGGTCCACCCCGACTTCGTGCACGACACGTTCAGCGCGTTCTACCCCCTGGCCGTCGCGTCGCGCGCGATCGCCGACCTGCGCCTCGAGGACCACGGCCTGGTGTGGGAGCACGCCCCGGCCGTCCTGGGCCACCCCTTCGGTGACGGACGGTGGGCGGTGCTGCACCGCGACCGCGAGGACACGGCCGCCGGCCTCGACGCGCTCCGGTCGGGCGACGGCGATGCGTGGCTCGAGCTGTGCGCGACCTGGGACCGGATCGGGTCGCCGCTCGTCGACGCGCTCACCTCGCCGTTCCCGCCGGTGCGGGCCGGCGCCCGCCTGCTGCCGTCCCTCGTGCGGTCCGGGGGGCTGGAGACGGTGCGCCACCTGGCCACGCCGGTCGCGTCGCTGGGGCGCGAGCTCTTCGCGGGTCCGGCCGGTGGCCTGCTGCTGTCCGGCAACGCCGGTCACGCCGACTTCCCGCTCTCCTCGCCGGGCTCCGGGGTCTTCGGGGTGCTGATGACGATGCTCGGGCAGACGGTCGGCTTCCCGGTCCCCCGCGGCGGCGCGCAGGCCCTCACCGACGCGCTGGTCGCCCGGCTCGCGTCGCGCGGCGGCGAGCTGGTGACCGACGCGGAGGTGACGGGGATCGACGTGCGCGGCGGGCGGGTCACCGGCGTGCGCACGGCCGACGGCGGCCACGCGACGCGCACCGTGCTGGCCGACGTGTCCGCGGTCCACCTGTTCGGACGGTTGCTCGCGCCGGCGGACGTGCCGCCGGGCGTCGCCCGCGGCATGCGGGCCTTCGAGCTCGACCCCGGCACCGTCAAGGTCGACTGGGCGCTGTCGGCCCCCGTGCCGTGGCGCAACGCCCCCGACCGGGTGCCCGGCACCGTCCACGTCGCCGACTCCGTCGACGAGATGACGCAGACCCTGGCCCAGGTGTCGTCCGGCACGGTCCCCGACCGGCCGTTCCTGCTCACCGGCCAGATGACGACCAGCGACCCCAGCCGCTCGCCGGCCGGGACCGAGTCGTTCTGGGCCTACACCCACGTGCCGCAGCCCGGCGCCACCCGCGGCGACGCGGGCGGCGAGGTCAGCGGCGCGTGGGACCACGACGACTGCGAGCGGTTCGCGGACCGGGTGCAGGCCCGGCTCGAGGCGGTCGCGCCGGGGTTCGGCGACCGGGTGCTCGCGCGCCGCGTCCTCGGCCCCCACCAGCTCGAGGCGCGCAACGCCAACCTCGTCGGCGGTGCGGTCAACGGCGGGACGTCGCAGCTGCACCAGGAGCTGGTCTTCCGTCCGGTGCCGGCGATGCGCGGCCGCGCCGCGACCGGCGTGGCCGGGCTCTACCTCGCGTCGGCGTCCGCGCACCCCGGTGGCGGCGTGCACGGCGCCGCCGGTGCGAACGCGGCGCGGGCGGCCCTCTGGCACGACCGCCTCGGACGCGTCCGACCGTCCCCACGAGGACCACGCCCGTGA